The Triplophysa rosa linkage group LG15, Trosa_1v2, whole genome shotgun sequence genome has a segment encoding these proteins:
- the LOC130566115 gene encoding uncharacterized protein LOC130566115: MLVTSSMNRKCFAWFFNRNCLAGTNNYDQDEYVDIEPLLNTTQDAASNQDLQGSIERPVFIDLTHDEEAGSSRALLDLTAHDEEAGSSRAVPDPSLLFERSCDLTTGGDACCIVPEPSLFIERSFGSGDDVSSWTDTQLNVWEHSSWSSEREERSPIRRQQTPLAEREDIADDERSSSAGGRQTPFALQAQNTVSLDQLRAILRESNIPLHESVDRMWGSVGEIHTILMRLYAFIEGVNHRDEALENSFNRLLESSNEQMRERRLIVELLCAINAVLFSRYKNSDY, encoded by the exons ATGCTTGTTACATCGAGTATGAATCGTAAATGCTTTGCGTGGTTTTTTAATAGGAATTGTCTCGCAGGTACAAACAATTACGATCAAGATGAATATGTTGACATTGAACCACTAC TGAATACGACACAGGACGCCGCTTCAAATCAAG ATTTACAAGGGTCTATAGAGCGACCGGTATTTATTGACCTGACACATGACGAGGAGGCTGGCTCCAGCAGAGCGTTGTTAGATCTTACCGCACATGACGAGGAGGCTGGCTCCAGCAGAGCGGTTCCGGACCCCTCATTATTATTCG AAAGGAGTTGTGATCTTACCACGGGTGGCGACGCATGCTGCATAGTGCCAGAGCCGTCATTATTCATCG AAAGGAGTTTCGGATCCGGTGACGATGTGTCTAGCTGGACAGATACACAGCTGAACGTTTGGGAGCATTCGTCTTGGTCCAGCGAGCGAGAGGAGAGGTCGCCGATAAGGCGTCAGCAGACACCGTTAGCAGAACGAGAAGATATCGCCGACGACGAACGATCATCATCGGCGGGGGGTAGACAGACGCCGTTTGCTCTTCAAGCTCAAAATACTGTCTCGCTAGATCAACTCAGGGCTATCTTAAGAGAGTCTAATATTCCTTTACACGAGTCCGTTGACAGAATGTGGGGTTCTGTCGGTGAGATACATACGATTCTTATGAGATTGTATGCTTTTATCGAAGGTGTTAATCATCGCGACGAAGCGCTGGAGAATTCTTTCAACCGTTTGCTCGAGTCATCAAACGAGCAGATGAGAGAAAGGCGTCTAATAGTCGAACTCCTCTGTGCTATAAACGCCGTACTATTTTCTAGATATAAAAATAGTGACTATTGA